In Anaerolineales bacterium, the following proteins share a genomic window:
- a CDS encoding acyltransferase has protein sequence MGIRIHPTAEVSDKAEIGEGSSVWHHAQVREGVKIGKNSIIGKGVYVDAGVPIGDNVKIQNYVSVYHGVAIEDGVFVGPHVCFTNDMRPRAVNPDGSLKAADDWVLSETRIKKGAALGANSTIRCGITIGEWAMVGSGSVVTKDVPAHGLVFGNPAKLRGFVCACGEMFEKDSQADSTVKLKCPKCGRTHQVSLKEWETIQ, from the coding sequence ATGGGAATCAGAATTCATCCAACAGCAGAAGTTTCAGACAAAGCCGAGATTGGCGAAGGTTCGAGCGTTTGGCATCACGCGCAGGTACGCGAGGGTGTGAAAATTGGAAAGAACTCGATCATCGGCAAAGGCGTGTATGTGGATGCCGGCGTGCCGATCGGCGATAACGTCAAAATCCAGAATTACGTTTCGGTCTATCACGGCGTAGCCATCGAAGATGGCGTCTTTGTCGGACCTCACGTCTGCTTCACCAACGACATGCGCCCGCGCGCCGTCAACCCGGATGGCTCGCTCAAAGCCGCGGACGATTGGGTGTTGAGCGAGACGCGTATCAAAAAAGGCGCGGCGCTCGGAGCCAATTCCACGATTCGCTGTGGCATCACCATCGGTGAATGGGCGATGGTCGGTTCCGGCAGTGTAGTCACAAAAGATGTCCCCGCGCATGGATTGGTCTTCGGCAACCCGGCGAAATTACGCGGATTCGTCTGCGCGTGCGGCGAGATGTTTGAAAAAGATTCGCAGGCTGACAGCACAGTGAAATTGAAATGTCCAAAGTGCGGACGCACACATCAAGTATCTTTGAAGGAATGGGAGACGATCCAATGA
- the rfbB gene encoding dTDP-glucose 4,6-dehydratase, whose amino-acid sequence MTGKQTVLLTGGNGFIGTNLVRLLVASGQYRVVNLDALTYAANPLSLADLDGNSDYVFVKGSIADRELVSSLFKEYQPVGVMNLAAESHVDRSIVNAEDFIQTNVVGTFTLLEAARAYWNELPEERKKSFRFLHVSTDEVFGSLGADGYFTEETPYAPNSPYSASKASSDHFVRAFHHTHGLPTVVTNCSNNYGPYQFPEKMIPLMILSALSGKNLPVYGDGSNVRDWLYVEDHCKAIQLVFEKGALGEVYVVGGGNEQKNLDLVHQICSILDEVAPPEEVNHLREQGLKSYKELIRFVTDRPGHDRRYAIDAGKIRRELGWQAEVRFEAGLRRTIEWYLRNPEWVDQVSRGAYGEWLQKNYAWRAEKESK is encoded by the coding sequence ATGACCGGCAAACAAACTGTACTCTTAACGGGCGGAAACGGCTTCATCGGAACGAACCTCGTGCGCTTGCTCGTCGCGAGCGGACAATACCGCGTCGTCAACCTCGACGCGCTGACCTACGCCGCCAACCCGCTCTCGCTGGCAGATTTGGACGGCAATTCCGATTATGTTTTCGTAAAAGGCAGCATCGCCGACCGCGAACTTGTATCTTCGTTATTCAAAGAGTATCAACCTGTCGGTGTGATGAATCTCGCCGCTGAATCGCACGTGGACCGCTCCATCGTCAACGCGGAGGATTTCATCCAGACGAACGTAGTCGGCACGTTCACGTTACTCGAAGCCGCGCGCGCCTACTGGAACGAGTTGCCGGAAGAGCGGAAGAAATCCTTCCGCTTCCTCCACGTTTCGACGGATGAGGTGTTCGGCTCGCTGGGCGCGGACGGCTACTTCACCGAAGAGACGCCCTACGCGCCGAACTCGCCCTATTCTGCCTCGAAGGCGTCGAGCGATCATTTCGTGCGCGCTTTCCATCACACGCACGGCTTGCCGACGGTCGTCACCAACTGCTCGAACAATTACGGTCCGTATCAATTCCCCGAGAAGATGATTCCGTTGATGATTCTCAGCGCGTTATCGGGCAAGAATTTGCCGGTCTACGGCGACGGCTCGAATGTGCGCGACTGGCTGTATGTGGAGGATCACTGCAAAGCGATTCAACTCGTGTTTGAAAAAGGCGCGCTGGGCGAGGTCTATGTCGTGGGTGGGGGGAACGAACAGAAGAACCTCGATCTCGTGCATCAAATTTGCAGTATTTTGGACGAGGTCGCGCCGCCGGAGGAAGTCAATCATCTGCGCGAGCAGGGATTGAAAAGCTACAAAGAGTTGATCCGTTTTGTGACCGATCGCCCGGGACACGATCGCCGCTACGCGATCGACGCGGGGAAGATTCGGCGTGAGTTGGGGTGGCAGGCTGAGGTCCGGTTTGAAGCGGGTCTTCGTCGAACGATCGAATGGTATTTGCGAAATCCCGAATGGGTGGATCAAGTCAGCCGCGGCGCGTATGGCGAGTGGCTCCAGAAAAATTACGCGTGGCGCGCGGAAAAGGAGTCGAAATGA
- a CDS encoding nucleotide sugar dehydrogenase, translating to MNLNELSARLENKSAKLAVIGQGYVGLPVAALFADKGFDVLGVDVLPERVAKINKGLNPIEGKEPGLAELLKTVVASGRLRATTDYNELADRDAFILAVETPVDDNHIPRYEALRAALSSLAGVMKDGALVIVESTIAPRTMHDLVLPLLEEKSGKKLNEGFYLGNCPERVMPGKLLKNLRTMSRVVGGMTPETSETMIALYKNIVEADLDPADCITAELVKTVENAYRDVQIAFANEVALVAEAAGGDVWKVRELVNKSPQRQMHLPGAGVGGHCIPKDPWLLVHGAEEKGVRLRLIPAAREINDSMPLHMVKLLVNALAKAGKPILDARIAVLGYSYLEDSDDTRNSPTRSLVARLYELGAEPVIHDPWIPEYNHDVYERVKGCDAAVVMVAHSEYKTIDLNRFKAGLRYPILVDGRKVYDHGAAADAGLQFFYGVGKG from the coding sequence ATGAATTTAAACGAACTCAGCGCTCGTCTTGAAAATAAATCCGCGAAATTGGCGGTCATCGGACAGGGATATGTTGGCTTGCCGGTCGCCGCGTTGTTTGCCGATAAAGGCTTCGACGTGCTTGGCGTAGATGTTTTGCCCGAACGGGTTGCGAAGATCAATAAGGGACTGAATCCCATTGAAGGGAAAGAACCCGGGTTAGCAGAGTTGTTAAAAACCGTCGTTGCCTCGGGTCGTTTGCGCGCCACGACCGATTACAACGAGTTGGCCGACCGCGATGCTTTTATCCTTGCCGTTGAAACGCCGGTGGACGATAACCACATTCCGCGCTATGAGGCGTTGCGCGCAGCGCTTTCCAGCCTGGCTGGAGTTATGAAAGACGGCGCGTTGGTCATTGTCGAATCCACGATTGCGCCGCGCACGATGCACGACCTGGTGTTGCCGTTGCTCGAAGAAAAAAGCGGTAAGAAGTTGAACGAAGGATTTTATCTGGGTAACTGCCCCGAGCGCGTGATGCCCGGTAAATTGCTCAAGAATCTCAGGACAATGAGTCGCGTCGTCGGTGGGATGACGCCTGAAACTTCGGAAACGATGATCGCCTTGTATAAAAATATCGTCGAAGCCGATCTCGACCCGGCGGATTGCATCACGGCTGAGTTGGTGAAAACTGTGGAAAACGCCTATCGCGATGTGCAGATCGCCTTTGCCAACGAGGTGGCGCTGGTGGCGGAAGCCGCCGGCGGCGATGTGTGGAAGGTGCGCGAACTGGTGAATAAAAGTCCGCAACGGCAGATGCATCTGCCTGGCGCAGGAGTGGGCGGGCATTGCATCCCGAAGGACCCGTGGCTGCTCGTCCACGGCGCGGAGGAAAAAGGCGTGCGCCTGCGTTTGATCCCCGCCGCGCGTGAAATCAACGATTCGATGCCGTTGCACATGGTCAAGTTGCTGGTGAACGCGCTTGCAAAAGCGGGCAAACCTATCCTGGATGCGCGCATCGCTGTGCTGGGATATTCCTACCTCGAAGACAGCGACGATACGCGCAACAGTCCCACGCGTTCGCTGGTGGCGCGTCTCTACGAACTTGGCGCGGAGCCGGTGATTCACGATCCGTGGATTCCAGAATACAACCACGATGTGTACGAACGCGTCAAAGGTTGCGACGCGGCGGTGGTGATGGTGGCGCACAGCGAATATAAAACGATTGATTTGAATCGGTTCAAGGCCGGCCTGCGATACCCCATCCTGGTGGATGGGAGGAAGGTCTACGATCACGGAGCGGCAGCCGATGCCGGACTTCAATTTTTTTATGGCGTAGGGAAGGGATAG
- a CDS encoding glycosyltransferase encodes MRISLVIPVYNEEASLAPLHEAIHRALDPLGKSWEVIFVDDGSSDGSLNTLKTLAEKDPQYVRWIAFRRNFGQTAAISAGIDYAQGETIVLMDADLQNDPADIPRLLAKLDEGYDLVSGWRKDRKDNRLTRTIPSNIANGLISAVTGVHLHDYGCTLKAYHRDVLAGFRLYGEMHRFIPVFAHSVGARIAEIPVSHHPRKFGRTNYGLDRTLKVILDLFTVKFLLEYSHKPIRLFGGAGLALMFLGSADLAYIFIRRLFFRVPASTSPLLLVGVMFLIMGFQSILMGLIAELLARTYHESQAKPTYTVRETSGFERGE; translated from the coding sequence ATGAGAATTTCCCTTGTCATCCCTGTGTATAACGAAGAAGCCAGCCTTGCCCCTCTCCACGAAGCGATTCACCGCGCCCTGGACCCTCTGGGAAAATCATGGGAGGTCATCTTCGTTGACGATGGAAGTTCCGACGGCAGTTTGAACACGTTGAAAACCCTCGCGGAAAAAGACCCGCAATACGTCCGCTGGATTGCGTTCCGCCGCAATTTCGGTCAGACCGCCGCCATTTCCGCAGGCATTGATTACGCCCAGGGCGAGACCATCGTTTTGATGGATGCCGACCTGCAAAACGACCCGGCGGATATCCCGCGTCTACTCGCCAAACTGGATGAAGGCTACGACCTCGTCAGCGGCTGGCGCAAAGACCGCAAAGACAACCGCCTCACGCGCACCATCCCCTCCAACATCGCCAATGGGCTGATCTCCGCCGTCACCGGCGTGCACCTGCATGATTACGGTTGCACGCTCAAAGCCTATCATCGCGATGTGCTGGCGGGTTTTCGGTTATACGGCGAAATGCATCGGTTCATTCCCGTGTTCGCGCACTCCGTCGGCGCGCGCATTGCTGAAATTCCCGTCAGCCACCACCCGCGTAAATTCGGCAGGACCAATTACGGGTTGGACCGCACCCTCAAAGTGATTTTAGACCTCTTCACCGTTAAGTTCCTGCTTGAATATTCGCACAAACCGATTCGTTTGTTCGGCGGCGCAGGGCTGGCATTGATGTTTCTCGGCTCGGCTGACCTGGCGTATATTTTCATCCGTCGCTTGTTCTTCCGCGTGCCAGCCTCCACCTCGCCCTTATTATTGGTCGGCGTGATGTTCCTCATCATGGGCTTTCAATCCATCCTCATGGGGCTGATCGCCGAACTGCTTGCGCGCACCTATCATGAATCGCAAGCTAAGCCCACCTACACCGTGCGCGAAACATCCGGCTTCGAGCGCGGAGAGTGA
- a CDS encoding MaoC family dehydratase: MTRPFDFKEGDGFSFERFISVEDVHRFADAVGDLNPVHLDEQFAAATSFKKRIVHGAFLAGLISKALGMDFPGEGTIYISQNSVFKRPVFVDSTVKVEVKVTQVNAEKRRLILDTTVLNSDGKACLAGSAEVWIPE, encoded by the coding sequence ATGACACGACCCTTCGATTTCAAAGAGGGCGACGGCTTTTCGTTCGAACGATTCATCTCAGTGGAGGATGTACATCGCTTCGCGGACGCGGTCGGCGATTTGAACCCGGTTCACCTCGACGAGCAGTTTGCCGCCGCCACTTCGTTCAAAAAGCGCATCGTCCACGGCGCGTTCCTTGCGGGGTTAATCTCGAAAGCGCTGGGTATGGATTTCCCCGGCGAAGGCACGATCTACATCTCGCAAAATTCGGTTTTCAAACGCCCGGTCTTTGTGGATTCGACGGTGAAGGTGGAAGTGAAGGTGACGCAAGTCAACGCGGAGAAGCGACGGCTCATTTTGGATACAACGGTTCTCAATTCGGACGGGAAAGCCTGCCTCGCCGGCTCAGCCGAGGTGTGGATTCCGGAATAA
- a CDS encoding winged helix-turn-helix transcriptional regulator, with amino-acid sequence MKEIKPHEYSLLNEIAQDSMVTQANLSDRLGIAVGSVNWYIKRLISRGWVKVSHLDRTRLKYDLTADGMAVFTQRALNYARDSLKVYGDFRNKAKAFVGELNQKGIKQAYIEGNDEMVDILRLTCLEAGIRLLDSPNGVTLKAQGQDYRMVIKSK; translated from the coding sequence ATGAAAGAAATCAAACCTCACGAATATTCCCTACTCAACGAAATTGCCCAAGACTCGATGGTGACTCAGGCGAATTTATCCGACCGCCTTGGAATTGCCGTCGGCAGCGTCAACTGGTACATCAAGCGGCTGATCAGCCGAGGCTGGGTGAAAGTTTCACATTTGGATCGCACCCGGCTGAAATACGATCTCACCGCGGACGGGATGGCTGTGTTCACCCAACGCGCGTTGAACTACGCCCGCGACTCGCTCAAGGTGTACGGCGATTTTCGTAACAAGGCGAAAGCCTTCGTGGGCGAACTCAACCAAAAGGGAATCAAGCAAGCCTATATCGAGGGCAATGATGAAATGGTGGATATCTTGCGCCTGACCTGCCTCGAAGCGGGAATCCGATTGCTCGATTCGCCCAACGGCGTGACTTTGAAAGCGCAAGGACAAGATTATCGCATGGTTATCAAATCAAAGTAA
- a CDS encoding glycosyltransferase family 4 protein, which yields MRILVLNHEFPPVGGGGGRAAESICQSLAARGHEIQVLTSHFKDLPRQEQRDGYTVIRIPALRTQPFRASFLSMVAYVLSGLWAGLRLVRVFRPDVIHVHFAVPAGALAWTLSKLTGIPYVLTAHLGDVPGGVPEKTNNWFRWVFPVTRAIWHDAHARVAVSEFTRRLALKQYAEEILVIPNGIEVDSVKPSSLKVNEPPVIVFAGRFMEQKAPLQIVQTLNELKSISWRCVMIGDGPLMPDVKKSIAELGLEDRFTFPGWVTPDEVMEYFGKSDILFMPSLSEGLPVVGVQALAKGLAIVASRIGGFVDLVDEGQNGYLIETGKRAGYKTRLQEALQNPSRLLSLRQASLEKAKSFEISRIAERYEAIFEQIVNDKVSVKGKQ from the coding sequence ATGCGCATCCTCGTCCTCAATCACGAATTTCCCCCGGTGGGCGGCGGCGGCGGGCGCGCGGCGGAAAGCATTTGCCAAAGCCTCGCCGCACGCGGGCACGAAATCCAAGTCTTAACCTCCCACTTCAAAGATTTACCGCGCCAAGAACAACGGGATGGATACACCGTCATTCGGATTCCCGCCCTGCGGACTCAACCCTTCCGTGCCAGTTTTCTCTCCATGGTCGCCTACGTTCTTTCCGGACTTTGGGCTGGGCTCCGCCTCGTCCGCGTTTTTCGCCCAGACGTGATCCACGTCCACTTTGCGGTGCCTGCCGGCGCGCTGGCGTGGACGCTCTCAAAGTTGACGGGAATCCCCTACGTGTTGACAGCCCACCTCGGCGACGTGCCCGGCGGCGTCCCGGAGAAGACAAACAACTGGTTTCGCTGGGTTTTCCCCGTCACGCGCGCGATCTGGCACGACGCGCATGCCCGCGTCGCCGTCAGCGAGTTCACGCGCAGGCTGGCGCTCAAGCAGTACGCTGAGGAAATCCTCGTCATCCCCAACGGCATCGAAGTTGATTCGGTAAAGCCATCTTCGCTCAAAGTTAACGAGCCTCCCGTGATCGTTTTCGCCGGGCGGTTCATGGAACAAAAAGCGCCGTTGCAAATCGTCCAAACCCTGAACGAACTCAAATCTATTTCATGGCGCTGTGTGATGATCGGCGACGGACCGTTGATGCCCGATGTAAAAAAATCTATTGCAGAACTCGGCTTGGAAGATCGGTTTACCTTTCCAGGCTGGGTGACGCCCGACGAGGTGATGGAATATTTCGGCAAAAGCGACATCCTCTTCATGCCATCGCTCTCGGAGGGATTGCCGGTGGTCGGCGTGCAGGCGCTGGCAAAAGGACTCGCCATCGTTGCCAGCCGCATCGGCGGGTTTGTTGATCTTGTGGATGAGGGTCAAAACGGATATTTGATCGAAACCGGGAAGAGGGCGGGCTATAAAACAAGGTTACAAGAAGCGCTCCAAAATCCCAGCCGCCTGTTATCATTGCGCCAAGCGAGTTTAGAAAAAGCAAAATCGTTCGAGATCAGCCGTATTGCAGAACGTTACGAAGCGATATTCGAGCAGATCGTCAATGACAAAGTTAGTGTGAAAGGAAAACAATGA
- the rfbA gene encoding glucose-1-phosphate thymidylyltransferase RfbA translates to MKGIILAGGKGTRLYPLTIATSKQLLPVYDKPMVYYPLSMLMLAGIREVLIISTPDALPAFRELLKDGSHWGMKFDYKEQAEPRGLADAFLVGRDFIGDSSVCLILGDNIFYGEGMISLLQKCAALTEGAFIFGYRVTDPKRYGIVEFDAAENVLSLEEKPQKPRSNFAVPGIYFYDNQVVKMAEKVKPSARGEIEITDLNKLYLEQGQLKVKVFGRGVAWLDAGTHESLLQAAMFIEAIQNRQGLMISCPEEIAYRMGFIDANQLQKLGEALSGNSYGEYLLDIAEKMRNGVRQ, encoded by the coding sequence ATGAAAGGCATCATTCTGGCGGGCGGCAAAGGCACGCGGTTGTATCCGTTGACGATCGCCACAAGCAAACAGTTATTGCCCGTGTATGACAAGCCGATGGTGTATTATCCGCTTTCGATGTTGATGTTGGCGGGCATCCGCGAGGTGTTGATCATCAGCACGCCGGACGCGTTGCCTGCGTTTCGTGAATTGTTGAAGGACGGTTCGCATTGGGGGATGAAGTTTGATTACAAAGAACAAGCCGAACCGCGCGGACTTGCCGACGCGTTTCTAGTCGGGCGGGATTTTATCGGCGACAGCTCGGTGTGTTTGATTCTGGGCGATAATATTTTTTACGGCGAGGGGATGATCTCGCTCTTGCAGAAATGCGCGGCGTTGACCGAAGGCGCGTTCATCTTTGGTTACCGCGTCACCGACCCGAAGCGTTACGGCATTGTGGAGTTCGACGCCGCTGAAAATGTGTTGAGCCTCGAAGAGAAGCCGCAGAAACCGAGATCGAATTTCGCGGTGCCAGGCATTTATTTTTACGATAATCAAGTTGTGAAGATGGCTGAGAAGGTGAAGCCTTCCGCGCGCGGCGAGATCGAGATCACCGATTTGAACAAGTTGTATCTCGAACAGGGACAGTTGAAGGTCAAGGTGTTCGGTCGCGGCGTGGCGTGGTTGGACGCTGGCACACACGAGTCGCTTTTGCAAGCCGCGATGTTCATCGAAGCGATTCAAAACCGGCAGGGGTTGATGATCTCATGCCCCGAAGAGATCGCCTATCGCATGGGTTTCATTGATGCAAACCAACTGCAAAAACTTGGCGAAGCCTTGAGCGGCAACAGTTACGGCGAGTATCTGCTCGATATTGCCGAAAAGATGCGTAACGGGGTAAGGCAATGA
- the wecB gene encoding UDP-N-acetylglucosamine 2-epimerase (non-hydrolyzing) translates to MEKIASIVGARPQFIKASAVSRALAGKFDEIMIHTGQHYDAEMSDQVFAELEMRAPDFNLGIGGGSHGSQTGLMLIELEKVIAETKPDCILVYGDTNSTLAGALVAAKAGIKLAHVEAGLRSFNRTMPEEVNRVLTDRVSDILFCPTDAAIQNLQNEGITRGVHRVGDVMYDTLLHNQALARNRMSILPQLSVEKKKYALATVHRAGNTDDPVRLKSILDALSALPMRVIFPVHPRTRNLINEWKFSTSPNVTLTAPLGPLEIVELLEFADCLLTDSGGMQKEAYLLGVRCITLREETEWVETVSAGWNSLAGVDAKRILNLFESWRPMGERPALYGDGHAAEQIAGILSSELT, encoded by the coding sequence ATGGAAAAGATCGCATCCATCGTGGGGGCAAGACCCCAGTTCATCAAAGCCTCGGCGGTTTCCCGCGCACTGGCTGGGAAATTCGACGAAATTATGATTCATACCGGTCAGCATTACGACGCGGAAATGTCCGATCAAGTTTTTGCTGAGCTGGAAATGCGCGCGCCGGATTTCAATCTTGGCATTGGAGGGGGAAGTCATGGAAGTCAGACCGGCTTGATGCTGATCGAACTCGAAAAAGTTATCGCTGAAACCAAACCCGATTGTATCCTCGTGTATGGCGACACCAATTCCACGTTGGCGGGCGCGCTCGTGGCGGCAAAAGCGGGGATCAAACTCGCTCACGTTGAGGCAGGCTTACGGTCGTTCAACCGAACGATGCCCGAGGAAGTCAACCGCGTGTTGACCGACCGCGTCTCGGATATTTTGTTCTGCCCCACCGACGCGGCGATCCAAAATCTGCAGAACGAGGGCATCACGCGAGGCGTCCACCGCGTGGGCGACGTGATGTACGATACGCTGTTGCATAACCAAGCGCTTGCTCGGAATCGAATGTCCATTTTGCCGCAGTTGAGCGTGGAGAAGAAAAAGTACGCGCTGGCGACCGTCCATCGCGCGGGGAATACGGACGACCCCGTTCGCTTGAAATCCATTTTGGACGCGCTGAGCGCCTTGCCTATGCGGGTGATCTTTCCGGTTCACCCGCGGACCCGGAACTTAATCAACGAGTGGAAGTTTTCCACCAGCCCCAACGTGACTCTGACCGCGCCGCTCGGTCCGCTTGAGATCGTCGAACTGCTCGAATTTGCCGACTGCTTGTTGACCGATTCCGGCGGGATGCAAAAGGAAGCCTACTTGCTCGGCGTGCGGTGCATCACCCTGCGCGAAGAGACCGAATGGGTGGAAACGGTCTCCGCTGGCTGGAACAGTTTGGCGGGGGTGGATGCGAAGCGTATCCTGAACTTGTTCGAGAGTTGGCGTCCGATGGGCGAGCGTCCCGCATTATACGGCGATGGTCACGCGGCAGAGCAGATCGCCGGAATTTTGTCGTCTGAGCTGACGTAG
- a CDS encoding DegT/DnrJ/EryC1/StrS aminotransferase family protein gives MAKPQMGAEEKQAVLEVLDSGIIAQGPRVKAFEEGFAAMCGVKHAIASSSGTTALHLAMLAHGIGEGDEVITSAFTFIASANSVLFTGARPVFVDIDPRTFNLDPEKIEAAITKKTKAILPVHLYGLSCDMDPIMKIAEKHGLAVIEDACQSHGAEYKGKKVGSFGTGTFSLYPTKNMTSAEGGMITTNDSAIDELCRVLRQHGMRVRYYHDMLGYNFRMTDIHAAIGLEQLKKLEKFNAQRHANAEFLSANLKGVRTPFVPEGQTHVFHQYTVRVPNGKRDALRTYLNENGVGSEVYYPVPIHKQNFYVKELGYNQSLPETEFATTEVLSLPVHPALSPSDLETIIGAVNDFMEKNG, from the coding sequence ATGGCAAAACCACAAATGGGGGCGGAAGAAAAGCAAGCCGTACTCGAAGTTTTAGATTCAGGCATCATCGCGCAGGGACCGCGCGTGAAGGCGTTTGAGGAAGGTTTCGCCGCGATGTGCGGCGTGAAGCACGCGATCGCCTCCTCCTCTGGTACGACCGCGTTGCACCTCGCCATGCTCGCGCACGGAATCGGCGAAGGAGACGAGGTGATCACATCCGCGTTCACGTTCATTGCCTCGGCGAACAGCGTATTGTTCACCGGCGCGAGACCCGTGTTCGTGGATATTGACCCGCGCACGTTCAACCTCGACCCTGAAAAAATCGAAGCCGCCATCACAAAAAAGACAAAAGCGATTCTGCCCGTTCATTTATACGGCTTGTCCTGCGACATGGACCCGATCATGAAGATCGCCGAGAAACACGGCTTGGCGGTTATCGAAGACGCGTGCCAGAGTCATGGAGCGGAATACAAGGGAAAGAAGGTCGGCTCGTTTGGGACCGGTACGTTCTCGCTGTACCCAACCAAGAACATGACCTCCGCCGAGGGCGGTATGATCACGACCAACGATTCTGCGATTGATGAATTATGCCGCGTCCTGCGACAGCATGGGATGCGCGTGCGCTACTATCACGACATGCTCGGCTACAACTTCCGCATGACGGACATCCACGCCGCGATCGGTCTGGAGCAACTCAAAAAGTTGGAGAAGTTCAACGCGCAACGGCACGCGAATGCCGAATTCTTGAGCGCTAACTTGAAGGGCGTCCGAACGCCGTTCGTCCCCGAAGGGCAGACGCATGTCTTCCATCAATATACGGTGCGAGTCCCGAACGGCAAACGCGACGCGCTTCGCACATATTTGAATGAGAACGGCGTCGGCTCGGAGGTGTATTACCCGGTGCCGATCCACAAGCAAAATTTTTACGTGAAAGAACTGGGCTACAACCAAAGCCTGCCTGAAACTGAATTTGCTACGACGGAAGTGTTGTCGTTGCCTGTGCATCCCGCGTTGAGTCCATCCGATCTTGAAACGATCATCGGCGCGGTCAACGATTTTATGGAGAAGAACGGATGA
- a CDS encoding Gfo/Idh/MocA family oxidoreductase produces MKVAVIGVGTMGRHHARVYSELPEADLVAISDSDSIRADSTASKFGIRSYTDHRVMLEKEKPDAVSVVVPTALHEMVAMDVLNAGCHALIEKPIAATLDEGARLIEKARAMKKQLMIGHVVRFDPALQALKQKLDAGKLGRIYQIFCRRAGPFPTRIQDVGVVIDLAPHDVDIMRFLAGADPTRVYSEIEQRIHTDHEDLLWATLRFPDGVIGGLEINWLTPTKIREVCVLGERGMFRADALTQDLYFYENSLVNDVQWATLQTIKGVSEGSMTRYAIPRFEPLKAEQQAFLKALQDGTPVPITGEDGLAALKISLALVESGHSHQVVDLQ; encoded by the coding sequence ATGAAAGTCGCAGTCATTGGCGTCGGCACGATGGGCAGGCATCACGCCCGCGTGTACAGCGAACTACCCGAAGCGGACTTGGTCGCGATCTCGGATTCCGATTCGATTCGCGCCGATTCCACCGCGTCGAAGTTCGGCATTCGATCCTACACCGATCATCGCGTGATGCTTGAAAAAGAAAAACCGGACGCGGTCTCTGTTGTCGTGCCGACCGCGTTGCACGAAATGGTGGCGATGGACGTGTTGAACGCGGGTTGCCATGCGTTGATCGAAAAACCGATCGCGGCGACTCTCGACGAAGGCGCGCGCCTCATCGAAAAAGCCCGCGCGATGAAAAAGCAATTGATGATCGGTCACGTGGTGCGCTTCGACCCGGCTTTGCAAGCGCTCAAACAAAAATTGGACGCGGGCAAACTCGGTCGCATCTACCAAATTTTCTGCCGCCGCGCGGGTCCGTTCCCGACGCGCATTCAGGATGTGGGCGTGGTCATCGACCTCGCGCCGCACGACGTGGACATCATGCGTTTCCTCGCGGGCGCCGACCCCACGCGCGTCTACTCCGAGATCGAACAGCGCATCCACACCGACCACGAAGATCTGCTGTGGGCAACGCTTCGTTTTCCCGACGGGGTGATCGGCGGACTCGAAATCAACTGGCTCACGCCGACGAAGATTCGCGAAGTGTGCGTGCTGGGCGAGCGCGGCATGTTCCGCGCCGACGCGCTCACGCAGGATTTGTATTTTTATGAAAACTCGCTCGTCAACGATGTGCAATGGGCGACGCTCCAGACCATCAAAGGCGTGAGCGAAGGCAGTATGACGCGTTACGCCATCCCGCGCTTCGAACCGTTGAAAGCGGAACAGCAAGCGTTTCTCAAAGCCTTGCAGGATGGAACCCCGGTTCCCATTACCGGGGAGGACGGACTCGCCGCCCTCAAAATTTCTCTTGCCCTGGTTGAATCGGGGCATTCGCATCAGGTGGTTGATTTACAATGA